DNA from Cyanobacteriota bacterium:
GGAGTAATCGTGAAGAACTAGAGCGCCATCTAGTGATTGTGCGCACAGCCTTTAATGAAGCAGCGTTGGTGAATATTGACCAGTATTGGTGCGCCGTGGGTCACAACCAATTAGCGGTATTCTGGCGAGGGCCAGCAGAGGTAATTGTGCACCGCTTTAATCTGGATGATAGCCTTGAACTGCCTGCGGTGTTTGTAGACCGGTTGCGGCGATTGTCGGGTTTTGCTAAGACCCTGAGGCTGGTGCATGTGCCAGAATTTCAGGTGGGGATGCTCTATGAGCAGGGTAACTTTGTACGGATGTTAGAACCAGGAGATTATGGCTTTTGGACGCTTGACCGTACCATCACAGTCACACTCTACGATCGCACCCAGCCTGATCCCCAGTTTCCTAACGAAAACGTGCTTATTGAACACCATCCTGACTTTGTACAAGCCTATTGTGAGGTAATTGCCCTATCTGCTCAACAGGTGGCGATCGTTCGTCACCACGGTAAGGTAGTTGCTATTTTGCCACCTAGCAGCCGCAGATTGTTCTGGAAAGGAGTTGAGGTGGAACTAATTGATTTAGCTACTGAGGCTAAGTTGCCCCCGCGCTTAGTAGCAGAACTAGTATCCGGGTTGCCGGAGGTTCTGGATTTGGTGATGAAGTATCTCCACATTGTGGAAGTGCCTGCCAATCATCTGGGACTACTTTACCTAGATGCAGCCTTCCAAGAAACCCTGCCACCGGGATGGCATGTTTGGTGGGTATTTGGGCGCACCATTAAAACTGAGGTGATTGATCTGCGTCTGCGCACCTTGGAGGTCTCTGGGCAAGAAATTCTCTCGCGGGATAAAGTGCCTCTGCGCCTGAACCTAACGACGGGTTTCTATATTGCTGACCCTGTGAAGGCCAAGACGAGCCTGGCAGACATTGATGGGTTCCTCTATCGGGAACTCCAGTTTGCCTTACGGGCAGCAGTAGGCACCCGCACCCTGGATGAGTTGTTGGAAGATAAGGGGGCGATCGATCGCAGTGTTGCTGAGTATATGCTGCCCAAAGCAGATGAACATGGCATTGTGATTGAGTCTGTAGGAGTAAAGGACATTATCCTGCCGGGAGACATGAAAGCTATCCTCTGTCAAGTGGTGGAGGCAGAGAAGTCGGCCCAAGCTAATGTCATTCGTCGTCGAGAGGAAACTGCTGCTACTCGCAGTATGCTCAACACTGCTAAGGTAATGGAAAATAACCCGATCGCTCTACGCCTGAAGGAGTTAGAGGTGCTAGAGCGTATTGCCGACAAAATCGAGCGCATCACTATCAACGGTAGCCTAGATAGCCTGCTGTCAGAGATGATTCGCATTCAAAGTCAGGTTAATGGGCAAGTCATCAAGTCTACGGATGTCGAGTGATAGCAAAATCAGGCATGTGGCTCTTTAGGGGTGGGTGAGGACTGAAGTCCTCACTACAAACGTCTTGGCGGGTGAGGACTGAAGTCCTCACGACAAACGTGCTGGCTGGTGGGGTGGTTCTTTTGCTCGCATCCAAGGCTAGTGGACTGCGGTTTGAGGACTGAAGTCCTCACTACAAACGTCGTGGTTTGAGGACTGAAGTCCTCACGACAAACGTGCTGGCTGGTGGGGTGGTTCTTTTGCTCGCATCCAAGGCTAGCGGCCTGCGGCCTTTTGAAAGTCCTTGAGGTTAAACAGGAACGGCACCCCCCCTGAGTCGCTACCCATAACCAGTACTTCAGGCATCTGAGCACCGCCTTGCTTCCAAGCTTCGATCGCCTCCTTTAACAACACTAATTCACCCCCCTGTGCCTTTAGGGTTTCTGCTAACAAGCGCTGAGC
Protein-coding regions in this window:
- a CDS encoding slipin family protein; its protein translation is MFGLLKVFYITPYQRGLLFYRSHFSQVLLPGLHYRWGWHWNVKTFDLNQPRPDIENLEFWLRSNREELERHLVIVRTAFNEAALVNIDQYWCAVGHNQLAVFWRGPAEVIVHRFNLDDSLELPAVFVDRLRRLSGFAKTLRLVHVPEFQVGMLYEQGNFVRMLEPGDYGFWTLDRTITVTLYDRTQPDPQFPNENVLIEHHPDFVQAYCEVIALSAQQVAIVRHHGKVVAILPPSSRRLFWKGVEVELIDLATEAKLPPRLVAELVSGLPEVLDLVMKYLHIVEVPANHLGLLYLDAAFQETLPPGWHVWWVFGRTIKTEVIDLRLRTLEVSGQEILSRDKVPLRLNLTTGFYIADPVKAKTSLADIDGFLYRELQFALRAAVGTRTLDELLEDKGAIDRSVAEYMLPKADEHGIVIESVGVKDIILPGDMKAILCQVVEAEKSAQANVIRRREETAATRSMLNTAKVMENNPIALRLKELEVLERIADKIERITINGSLDSLLSEMIRIQSQVNGQVIKSTDVE